The following is a genomic window from Prevotella nigrescens.
GAAGGACAGTGTGAAACGCCGCCTAAATGGTGAGGCAAGCGACGGTCTTTCGTTCACCGAGTTCACCTATCAGCTATTGCAGGGCTACGATTTCCTATACCAATACGAGAAGTTTGGGGTAAAACTGCAGCTCGGAGGCAACGACCAATGGGGCAATATGACCACGGGCACAGAGCTAATCCGCCGCACACTCGGACAAGAAGCCGAAGCTTACTGTCTGACTTGTCCACTTATAACAAAGGCAGACGGCAAAAAGTTCGGTAAAACCGAAAGCGGAAACATCTGGCTCGACCGCAACCGCACCACTCCATACGTATTCTACCAATTCTGGCTCAACGTCAGCGACGACGACGCAGAGAAGTATATAAAGATATTTACTTCGCTTGACAAACCCACTATCGACGCTCTTGTAGACGAACATCGCCAAGACCCAGGCCGCCGCAGCCTCCAACGCCGTTTGGCAGAAGAGGTTACACGTATGGTACACTCGCAGGAAGACCTTGATATGGCGATGGCTGCATCGAACATTCTCTTCGGTAAGGCTACCAAAGAGAACCTTTTGCAACTCGACGAGCAGACTTTCAACGACGTTTTCAAAGATGTTCCACACTACGAGGTATCTAAAGACTTGCTCGGACAGCCTGCAGTAGACATCTTCAACCAAGAAGGCATGCAGATTTTCCCAAGCAAGAGCGAAATGCGCAAACTCGTTAAGGGTGGTGGCGTATCGCTTAACAAAGAGAGATTGCAAGCTTTCGACCAAGTAATTACTGCCGAAAACCTTATCGACGGCAAGTATTTATTGGTGCAGAAAGGCAAGAAAAACTACTTCCTTGTAATTGTGAAGTAACTTTATAAAGTAAAGACTGAATGCAGAAAAGGCGATGACGGAAAGGCTTAACCAAGCCATACCATCATTGCCTTTCTTGTTTATCGCTCTATTTTGGCTATCTTTCCTCGCCCAGCATTAACCTATTGTTCTGCTAAAACAATAGAAAAACTATGCAATACATTTATAATATTACTCAAAAAAGACGTATATTTGTCGCAAAGTTCAACTAAAACTCTCAACAATATGAAAAAAAACATAGCATTAATCTTACTTCTTGTGCTTTCTCTTCATGTTTTGGCGCAGGATAAAAGTCCCGTTATTCATGTAGACTGGAAGGCGATAGAAAAAACTGTAAAAACTCGTCCAGACAGTGTAAAGGCTCTTGTTGCTCGTTTTGTGCAGCCCCAAATGGACACAACTCTTACGTTGCCAGAATGCATTCTTGCCTATTACGGTCAGTCGTATATAAGTAAAGGAAACGAAACATTAGACGTAATGCAGATGAGCGATTCGCTGAAAGTTAAATCGGCTGCAGCACTTAGATTGGCAGAAAAGGCACTTACAAAGAATCCGTTGAATGCCGATGCGCTCATTGGAAAGGCTTCTATTCTTTTGAAACGTCTCGAAACCAATCCTGAAGATTCTTCCGAAATTGCATCAGAAGCACGTCATTGTTTGCGCATTATGATGCAAATATACGATGTTATTGGTTCTACAGGCGATGGAACTGCCGAAAACCCATTTAGCGTAACCAGCGTAAACGATGAATATAACTTCTTGCATTATTATCTCGAAATATGGAAAGTAACAGGACAGGCACTCATTATGTCGCGTAAAAACAAAGTGGCATGCGATGTCTTACACTTAGGCGAAAAGAGCAACTATTGGGATAAGCCCGACATTTATTTCGATGTAACACGTGTGCTCCTACTGGAAGGGGAAACTTTTAAATAAAAATAGCACCTTGTTTTTAAGGTTCATAAAGGTTAATGGAGAAGAAAAGACAAGGGGAGAGACACACCGTTATTGTGCAATGTAAAGCTCATTCAGCTATTGACAAATATCTAACGAAATTCAATACCCATTGTTTTGCGTTCCAAAAAGCCCTGTTTTGCATTCCAAAACAGGGCTTTTTGCATTGTAAAAGCGATTGTTGAAAAATACCCGACAAACGCTCTTGTTTTTCTTAGGTGCAGTTATGGCTTCCCGGCAAGCTATTTTTAAGAAAACAAGTGCATGGGCATCACAGTTGTGTTGCGCCCATTTTTACTTTATTTTCAGTACTGCACGAATGCCCGCTTCAACATCTTTCATATCAGCTGTAGGTTCGAAACGGTCCACGACGTGCCCCTCACGGTCTATTAAGAACTTCGTAAAGTTCCACTTAATGCTTGGATCTTTTGCGTAGTTAGGGTCCTGCTTGCTGAACTTTTCGTCGAGAAACTTGCCTATTTTGTCGTTTGTGTCAAATCCTTTAAAGCCTTGTCGTGCTTTTAAATAGGTGTAGAGCGGCAGCTCTTTCTTGCCGTTCACGTCTATCTTTTCGAATTGCGGGAAGGTAACGCCATAGTTTCCCGTGCAAAAAGCCCTGATTTCGCTAAGCGTTCCAGGCGCCTGCGCACCGAATTGGTTGCATGGAAAGTCGAGAACAACCAGCCCTTGCGCCTTATAAGTATCGTATAGCTTCTGCAAAGCCTCGTATTGAGGTGTGAAACCGCATTTCGTGGCAGTGTTTACTATAAGCATAACCTTGCCTTTATAGTTTTTTAGCTTTACAATATGCCCATTGGCATCTTTCACTTTAAATCCGTACACGTTCTTTTGAGCCACGGCAGAAACAGCCATCAGTACGCACAAAAGTGTCAATACTATCTTTTTCATAATTTTATATCTGTTTTGTTATACACGTTTATCTAAAGTTTTTTCATCAGTTCGCGCATTCCTTCGCTTGCACCCTTACGAATAACCGTAACATTCGCACCATGTTTCGAGTCTAAATCGTTAGGGTCTATTAAGTAGATAGGAACGTCGGTACGGACATAATGCACCAAGCCGGCAGCTGGATAAACATTGAGCGACGTGCCAATGATAACGAAAATATCAGCTTCCGACACCTCTTTTGCAGCAGGTTCTATCATCGGAACACTCTCTCCGAAGAACACGATGAAAGGTCGAAGCAGGCTTCCGTCTCCAGCTTTTTCGCCCGGCAAAACGTCAGGAACGTCTTCTGTAAGTTCCTTTCTGTATTTCGGGTTGTACGCATCAGCACTCGAACAAACCTTTTTCAGCTCTCCATGCAAGTGGATAACGTTGGTTGAACCAGCCTTTTCGTGCAAATCGTCAACATTCTGAGTAATTACGGTAACCTCATAATGGTCTTCTAACTGTTTTATAAGCTTGTGCCCATCGTTGGGTTTCGCTGCAAATAGCTTCTTTCTCAAGCCATTATAGAAGTTGTTTATAAACTCTGGGTCGTTCTCCCAAGCCTCGTGGGTAGCCACTTTCTCCACCGGATAATCTTCCCACAAGCCGTCGTTGCCCCGGAAAGTCTTGAAACCGCTTTCCACCGACATGCCTGCTCCTGTTAAAAACACTATTTTCTTCATATCGATATTTTTATTTGTTGATTTTACAAATTTAGTAATTTTAATTAGATAAATGCTATACTGTATTCTAAAAATAGTATCTTTGCACATTAATAATATTTAAACAAGAAAAGAACATCAATGGATAAATTAAGCTACGCCTTGGGTATCGGCATCGGTACACAGCTCAGAGGAATGGGAGCAACCAACTTGAACATTGACGATTTCGCACAGGCGATTAAAGATGCAATAGCTGGTAAAAAGCTAAAAGTAGACAATAAGGAAGCGCAGACCCTCGTTAACAACTTCTTTGCAGAGCAACAGGCAAGGAAAGAGGCTGCCGCTGCAGAAGCAGGCAGGGCTGCCAAGGCTGTAGGAGAGGACTTTTTGGCAGAGAATGCAAAGAAAGACAATATAGTTGTGCTGCCTTCAGGACTCCAATACGAGGTTATCAGAGAAGGAAATGGCAAGAAGCCAAGCGCAACAAGCAAGGTGAAGTGCCACTACGAGGGTACGCTCATAGACGGAACCAAGTTCGACAGTTCGTACGACCGTGGCGAACCGGCTACGTTTGGGCTGAACCAGGTAATCGCAGGTTGGACCGAAGGCTTGCAACTTATGAGCGAAGGAGCCAAATATCGCTTCTTCATACCTTACAACTTAGGCTACGGCGAACGTGGCGCAGGTGCTTCAATACCTCCATACGCAGCATTGGTGTTTGATGTAGAACTTATAGAGGTGCAATAAACAGAAAGAATATTAACTCGAAAACAATAAAACAAGAAAACGAAATGAAGAAACTTACAGTTGTAGCCGCATTGGCTATCGCCGCAGTAGGCTTTACGGCATGCGGCAATCAGACTCCAAAAGAAGACTTAAAGTCTGACGTTGATTCTTTAAGCTATGCCTTTGGTGTAGACCAAGGTCAGGGTGTAAAAAAGTATTTACAGCAGATGAATATCGACACTGCCTACATCAACGAGTTCATTAAAGGTTTGAACGACGGTGCAACAAGCATGGACGACAAGAAGAAAGCTGCTTACAATGCCGGTGTTGGCGTGGGTATGAATATGAATATGGTTATTAAAAACCAAATCAACAAGAGCATCTTCGGTGAAGACTCTACCCAATCTATCTCGCTAAGCAACTTCCTTGCAGGTTTTGCTGCAAGTGCAAAGGGCAACAACAAGAGCATGACCATAGAGAAAGCACGCCAGATTGAGCAAAGAGTTCCACAAGCCATTCAAGCTAAGACAGCCGAAAAGAAGTACGGAGAGAACAAGAAAAAGAACGACGCTTTTATGGCAAAAATAGCTAAAACCCCAGGAATGAAGGCTCTGAAACAAGGCGTTTACTATAAGGAAATAAAGGCTGGAACAGGTGCAAAGCCTACAGCATCGCAAGTGGTAAAGATTAGCTACGAAGGCAAGACAATCGAAGGTAAGATGTTCGACAAGAACGATAACATGGCAATGCAGATAGGACAGGCTGTCCCTGGCTTCAACGAAGCATTGCTGAACATGCCTGTTGGCTCTAAGTGGGAGGTCTACATTCCTTACGCAGCAGGTTATGGCGCACAGCAGCCAAGCCCTGATATCAAGCCTTTCTCTACTTTGATATTCACCATAGAACTCTTGTCTATCGAGAAAGCTGCACCTGAAGCTGCTGCGGCGAACCCAAGAAGATAACCGAGAATAGTTTTTCGCACTATAGACAATTAGTTTTCATGCTATATATAATAAGGTGGGTTGGGCTATGGTTTAGCCCAATCCACTTTTTCATCACTACACCATTTCATGGGAAACAATACACGAATGTACACTGTAAGTATTCCTGTTTAAACGAAAAAGACAATGAAGAAAATAGCAATTATGGCATTGCTCGTTGTGGCAAGCGCAGGTTTCAGCACGGCAAACGCACAGAGCAGGAAAGAGAAGAAACAGAAAAAGCAAGAGCAAATAGAATCAATAGCAATCACAACACCTGTCAGCGATGAGACCGCAATAGATATAACGAAGTTCGATTCGTTAAGTTACGCAGCGGGAATGAATGCAACACGCGGG
Proteins encoded in this region:
- the tyrS gene encoding tyrosine--tRNA ligase → MKNFVEELKWRGMLAQIMPGTEEFLQKEMVSAYLGTDPTADSLHIGHLCGIMMLRHLQLCGHKPYLLIGGATGMIGDPSGKSQERNLLDTETLYHNQEAIKRQVSKFLDFDGDAPNKAEMVNNYDWMKDFTFLDFARTVGKHITVNYMMAKDSVKRRLNGEASDGLSFTEFTYQLLQGYDFLYQYEKFGVKLQLGGNDQWGNMTTGTELIRRTLGQEAEAYCLTCPLITKADGKKFGKTESGNIWLDRNRTTPYVFYQFWLNVSDDDAEKYIKIFTSLDKPTIDALVDEHRQDPGRRSLQRRLAEEVTRMVHSQEDLDMAMAASNILFGKATKENLLQLDEQTFNDVFKDVPHYEVSKDLLGQPAVDIFNQEGMQIFPSKSEMRKLVKGGGVSLNKERLQAFDQVITAENLIDGKYLLVQKGKKNYFLVIVK
- a CDS encoding DUF4919 domain-containing protein → MKKNIALILLLVLSLHVLAQDKSPVIHVDWKAIEKTVKTRPDSVKALVARFVQPQMDTTLTLPECILAYYGQSYISKGNETLDVMQMSDSLKVKSAAALRLAEKALTKNPLNADALIGKASILLKRLETNPEDSSEIASEARHCLRIMMQIYDVIGSTGDGTAENPFSVTSVNDEYNFLHYYLEIWKVTGQALIMSRKNKVACDVLHLGEKSNYWDKPDIYFDVTRVLLLEGETFK
- a CDS encoding glutathione peroxidase, yielding MKKIVLTLLCVLMAVSAVAQKNVYGFKVKDANGHIVKLKNYKGKVMLIVNTATKCGFTPQYEALQKLYDTYKAQGLVVLDFPCNQFGAQAPGTLSEIRAFCTGNYGVTFPQFEKIDVNGKKELPLYTYLKARQGFKGFDTNDKIGKFLDEKFSKQDPNYAKDPSIKWNFTKFLIDREGHVVDRFEPTADMKDVEAGIRAVLKIK
- a CDS encoding SIR2 family NAD-dependent protein deacylase, with translation MKKIVFLTGAGMSVESGFKTFRGNDGLWEDYPVEKVATHEAWENDPEFINNFYNGLRKKLFAAKPNDGHKLIKQLEDHYEVTVITQNVDDLHEKAGSTNVIHLHGELKKVCSSADAYNPKYRKELTEDVPDVLPGEKAGDGSLLRPFIVFFGESVPMIEPAAKEVSEADIFVIIGTSLNVYPAAGLVHYVRTDVPIYLIDPNDLDSKHGANVTVIRKGASEGMRELMKKL
- a CDS encoding FKBP-type peptidyl-prolyl cis-trans isomerase, producing the protein MDKLSYALGIGIGTQLRGMGATNLNIDDFAQAIKDAIAGKKLKVDNKEAQTLVNNFFAEQQARKEAAAAEAGRAAKAVGEDFLAENAKKDNIVVLPSGLQYEVIREGNGKKPSATSKVKCHYEGTLIDGTKFDSSYDRGEPATFGLNQVIAGWTEGLQLMSEGAKYRFFIPYNLGYGERGAGASIPPYAALVFDVELIEVQ
- a CDS encoding FKBP-type peptidyl-prolyl cis-trans isomerase, whose amino-acid sequence is MKKLTVVAALAIAAVGFTACGNQTPKEDLKSDVDSLSYAFGVDQGQGVKKYLQQMNIDTAYINEFIKGLNDGATSMDDKKKAAYNAGVGVGMNMNMVIKNQINKSIFGEDSTQSISLSNFLAGFAASAKGNNKSMTIEKARQIEQRVPQAIQAKTAEKKYGENKKKNDAFMAKIAKTPGMKALKQGVYYKEIKAGTGAKPTASQVVKISYEGKTIEGKMFDKNDNMAMQIGQAVPGFNEALLNMPVGSKWEVYIPYAAGYGAQQPSPDIKPFSTLIFTIELLSIEKAAPEAAAANPRR